In Bacillus sp. NP247, one DNA window encodes the following:
- a CDS encoding DUF554 domain-containing protein, whose protein sequence is MVILGAVVNGVCIIFGTLFGKLFSNIPESMKGTIMHAIGLTVAVLGLQMALKSENFLVVILSLVIGAVMGEWLQLEERLTHLGDWLESKVGSKGKGSISEGFVTATLIFAIGAMGILGALDSGIRGNHDVLFTKAIIDGFISIILTTTLGIGVVFSAIPVILYEGAIAIFATQINSFVPKELMNQFIVEMTATGGIMIFAIGLNLLGVIKIKVANLLPGILVVGIIVSIIYGYGLLVK, encoded by the coding sequence ATGGTTATATTAGGAGCAGTAGTAAATGGAGTTTGTATTATTTTTGGTACTCTATTTGGTAAATTATTTAGTAATATTCCAGAAAGTATGAAAGGGACGATTATGCATGCAATTGGTTTAACGGTTGCTGTATTGGGACTTCAAATGGCATTGAAGAGTGAAAATTTTCTCGTTGTGATTTTAAGTTTAGTTATTGGTGCGGTAATGGGGGAATGGCTACAATTAGAAGAAAGGTTAACACATTTAGGAGATTGGCTAGAAAGTAAAGTTGGATCGAAAGGTAAAGGGAGTATATCAGAAGGTTTTGTAACAGCAACTCTTATTTTTGCAATTGGAGCAATGGGGATACTTGGTGCATTAGACAGTGGTATTAGAGGGAATCACGATGTTTTATTCACAAAAGCGATTATTGATGGATTCATTTCGATTATATTGACGACAACTCTTGGAATTGGAGTGGTATTTTCAGCAATTCCCGTTATTTTATATGAAGGTGCCATTGCAATTTTTGCAACACAAATTAATAGTTTTGTACCAAAAGAATTAATGAATCAATTTATAGTGGAAATGACAGCTACGGGCGGTATTATGATATTCGCCATTGGATTAAACTTACTTGGAGTTATTAAAATTAAAGTGGCGAATTTACTTCCAGGTATATTGGTGGTTGGAATAATTGTTTCAATTATTTATGGTTACGGTTTGTTAGTAAAGTAG
- a CDS encoding GNAT family N-acetyltransferase — protein MEEFQFTKRVHKILEIAAKETKYNIIQPVHLFIGMCKEGTGVCAELYMYLFRKVGTDFLEELSLQKQYEIEYIKIEQYKLANKTLEILQIAKKRMERFQQVLINEGHVLYALFRLGTVSEKVINKEIQKDVLRIIAEPRDLAVDLKCFDPIYNKLSCNVRRASSSDFEKLARFVEDEFGERWLHSIDYGFLTYKEKLPIYIAQQGEAIVGFACYDVVRGKKGLFGPMGTAKQNRVKGVGKELLHHCLYNMKQDGYEYAIIGQAGPIEFYERNCNARLIPIEDN, from the coding sequence ATGGAGGAATTTCAATTTACAAAACGTGTTCATAAAATACTGGAGATTGCGGCAAAAGAGACTAAATATAATATAATTCAACCAGTTCATCTTTTTATCGGCATGTGTAAAGAAGGTACAGGAGTGTGCGCAGAGTTATATATGTATTTGTTTCGTAAAGTTGGCACGGATTTTTTAGAAGAACTTTCTTTACAAAAACAATATGAAATAGAGTACATAAAAATAGAACAATATAAATTAGCTAATAAAACGCTAGAAATTTTACAAATAGCGAAGAAACGTATGGAACGTTTTCAGCAAGTATTAATAAATGAAGGACATGTATTATATGCATTATTTCGTTTAGGTACAGTTAGTGAAAAAGTTATAAACAAAGAAATACAAAAAGATGTGTTACGTATTATAGCTGAACCAAGAGATTTAGCTGTTGATTTAAAATGCTTTGATCCTATTTATAATAAATTATCTTGTAATGTTAGGAGAGCTAGCTCTTCTGATTTTGAAAAGTTAGCACGTTTTGTTGAGGATGAGTTTGGTGAACGTTGGTTACATTCGATAGATTATGGATTTCTCACATATAAAGAAAAGTTACCTATTTATATTGCACAGCAGGGCGAAGCGATAGTAGGTTTCGCTTGTTATGATGTAGTGAGGGGAAAGAAAGGATTATTTGGTCCGATGGGGACAGCGAAACAAAATCGTGTGAAAGGTGTAGGGAAGGAATTGTTACATCATTGTTTATATAATATGAAGCAAGACGGATATGAATATGCAATTATTGGACAAGCAGGTCCGATTGAGTTTTATGAGAGAAATTGCAATGCTCGTTTAATACCGATAGAAGATAATTGA
- a CDS encoding multidrug efflux MFS transporter, with amino-acid sequence MASWKRNLMICWLGCFTTAAGMSLVIPFLSFYIEELGVTGTSSIAQWSGLAFGVTFLMGAIVSPIWGKLGDIHGRKLMLIRASLGMAVIMTLMGFVTDVYQLVALRFLMGAVSGFLSTAMTFIAAETPQEHSGWAISTISTGGVSGSLLGPILGGYLSELIGMRHVFLVTGAFLFLSFLIVFFFLHEEKHSAKAKKAQPKKVGTMVPAKHLIISLFVATFIIQLANMSIQPIITLYVKHLTGPGTDHIEMLAGAVMSATGLAVILAAPKLGRLSDHIGPQKTLVVALFAAGILFIPQAFVTAAWQLLILRFLLGIAQAGLLPSVQTLLKQHTPTHVTGRIFGYNQSFQFLGNMIGPVLGGQIAAHAGFQYVFLSTSSLLFIACIWVYFHSKNAEVSEKQHLEVS; translated from the coding sequence ATGGCCAGCTGGAAACGAAATTTAATGATTTGTTGGCTAGGTTGTTTTACCACTGCAGCCGGTATGAGTTTAGTAATTCCCTTTTTATCTTTTTATATTGAGGAATTAGGGGTGACCGGCACTTCTAGTATTGCACAGTGGTCGGGACTTGCATTTGGTGTAACGTTTTTAATGGGTGCGATTGTATCACCGATATGGGGAAAGCTCGGTGATATACATGGACGGAAATTGATGCTTATACGTGCTAGCCTTGGTATGGCGGTAATTATGACGCTTATGGGGTTTGTGACGGACGTGTATCAACTAGTCGCACTTCGGTTTTTAATGGGAGCGGTATCAGGTTTCCTTTCTACAGCGATGACATTTATTGCTGCAGAAACTCCGCAAGAACATTCAGGGTGGGCAATTTCTACAATCTCAACTGGGGGCGTGAGCGGTTCATTACTTGGGCCAATACTCGGAGGTTATTTGTCAGAATTAATAGGAATGCGCCATGTTTTTCTAGTTACAGGAGCTTTCTTATTTCTTTCCTTTCTTATCGTCTTTTTTTTCTTACATGAGGAGAAACATTCTGCTAAAGCAAAAAAGGCACAGCCGAAAAAAGTAGGGACGATGGTCCCTGCAAAACATTTAATAATAAGTCTATTTGTAGCAACGTTTATTATTCAGCTTGCAAATATGTCGATTCAACCTATTATTACATTGTACGTAAAGCATTTGACAGGACCAGGAACAGATCATATTGAAATGCTTGCAGGTGCAGTCATGTCTGCGACAGGATTAGCAGTTATTTTGGCAGCGCCTAAATTAGGAAGATTATCAGATCATATCGGTCCTCAAAAAACGTTAGTAGTAGCATTGTTTGCTGCAGGGATTCTCTTTATCCCGCAAGCATTTGTAACCGCGGCTTGGCAACTATTAATTCTTCGTTTTTTATTAGGTATTGCACAAGCAGGACTATTACCTTCCGTACAAACTCTACTAAAACAACATACTCCAACCCATGTAACGGGACGAATATTTGGATATAATCAATCGTTTCAGTTTTTAGGAAATATGATTGGGCCAGTACTTGGTGGACAAATTGCAGCTCATGCGGGATTCCAATATGTTTTCTTATCTACATCATCATTATTATTTATTGCATGTATTTGGGTGTATTTTCATAGTAAGAATGCAGAGGTATCAGAAAAACAACATTTGGAAGTTAGTTAA